The proteins below are encoded in one region of Fimbriimonadaceae bacterium:
- a CDS encoding threonylcarbamoyl-AMP synthase produces MSIVAPTAENIRFAARVVREGGAVVMPTETVYGLACDATNDAAVANVFSIKGRPSENPLIVHIGGLDWLERVAASWPKVVEELALRYWPGPLTLVLPKCKDLPDRTTAGLETVAVRVPDHDVALALIDEAGCPIAAPSANAFSRLSPTTAEAVAPEIAGQVPMILDGGPCSVGLESTVLDLSTKTPQILRPGGVSRADIEAALRMPLGIVPPPAVRRSPGMYQRHYAPRAAIRFVDSLSNGESGLTFQTATGPGQIHMPREPRAYATILYDALRRVDESGATEIAIELPPEGPEWEAVHDRLKKASATP; encoded by the coding sequence ATGAGCATCGTCGCTCCAACCGCTGAGAATATTCGCTTCGCCGCACGGGTCGTCCGTGAAGGCGGGGCGGTTGTGATGCCGACCGAGACCGTCTATGGGCTGGCCTGCGACGCGACCAACGACGCGGCCGTCGCCAACGTCTTCTCCATCAAGGGGCGGCCGAGTGAGAACCCGCTCATCGTGCACATTGGAGGCCTGGACTGGCTCGAAAGGGTCGCCGCGTCCTGGCCGAAAGTGGTCGAAGAACTGGCCCTTCGCTATTGGCCTGGGCCACTGACCCTCGTCCTGCCGAAGTGCAAGGACTTGCCGGACCGGACCACGGCCGGGCTCGAGACTGTCGCCGTCCGCGTGCCGGACCATGACGTCGCCCTCGCCCTCATCGACGAGGCGGGCTGCCCGATCGCCGCTCCCAGCGCCAACGCGTTCAGCCGACTCTCACCCACCACCGCAGAAGCGGTCGCACCGGAGATCGCCGGCCAGGTGCCGATGATTCTGGACGGCGGACCTTGCTCGGTGGGACTCGAGAGCACCGTGCTCGACCTCTCGACAAAAACCCCGCAGATCCTGCGGCCGGGCGGCGTCTCGCGGGCCGACATAGAAGCGGCCCTGCGAATGCCGCTCGGCATCGTGCCTCCGCCAGCCGTCCGCCGCTCACCGGGCATGTACCAGCGGCACTATGCGCCTCGGGCGGCGATCCGGTTCGTCGACAGCCTTTCGAACGGCGAGAGCGGCTTGACCTTCCAGACCGCCACCGGCCCCGGACAGATCCACATGCCCCGCGAACCTCGGGCCTACGCGACCATCCTCTACGACGCTCTGCGGCGCGTCGATGAGTCCGGCGCGACCGAGATCGCGATCGAACTTCCACCCGAAGGGCCCGAGTGGGAAGCGGTCCACGACCGCTTGAAGAAGGCCTCCGCCACGCCCTAA
- a CDS encoding YqeG family HAD IIIA-type phosphatase has protein sequence MRHVRPGVFARQSMPSTLRRFSPKEALERLTDVDLDALKQADKRLILLDVDNTLIRWRETQASEDVLAWLQKAKALGFDLCILSNTNNWDRLGALSKAIDVPFIRDKNKPSRAMFQRALEKFGRKPEEAVMIGDQLFTDVLGANRSGIDAIWIRPMASHEFAGTRYISRNLERVAALFLYQYFQEHPPKEAVEKVEQGLYSGSTLVQFVRFIIVGASSTIIDIGLLFVVMFAVPINGQPLGTVLGEWLLAWQPGVFGFAQARPSDAAVPVLTVPVTSLAILNGFYWNRLWTFESRDPSTRHRQFVRYWIIALLAMLINAAVKTLGNNVLPGHAKLSLLAASAIATVVAGVFNFYFQRNWTFKS, from the coding sequence ATGAGACACGTCCGTCCTGGGGTGTTCGCCCGCCAGAGCATGCCCAGCACGCTCCGCCGGTTCAGCCCGAAGGAAGCGCTCGAACGGCTGACAGACGTTGACTTGGACGCCTTGAAGCAGGCCGACAAACGCCTGATCCTGCTGGACGTAGACAACACCCTCATCCGGTGGCGCGAGACGCAGGCGTCCGAAGATGTCCTTGCCTGGCTCCAGAAGGCGAAGGCGCTGGGCTTTGACCTCTGCATCCTGAGCAACACGAACAACTGGGACCGGCTTGGCGCGCTCTCCAAAGCGATCGACGTGCCGTTCATCCGCGACAAGAACAAGCCCAGCCGGGCGATGTTCCAGCGGGCGCTGGAGAAGTTCGGGCGCAAGCCGGAGGAAGCGGTGATGATCGGGGACCAGCTCTTCACTGACGTCCTGGGCGCGAACCGCTCCGGGATCGACGCGATCTGGATTCGGCCGATGGCCTCGCACGAGTTCGCCGGAACCCGCTACATCAGTCGGAACCTCGAGCGGGTCGCGGCCCTCTTCCTTTACCAGTACTTCCAAGAACACCCTCCCAAAGAGGCGGTAGAGAAGGTCGAGCAGGGGCTTTACTCCGGTTCGACGCTCGTCCAGTTCGTCCGGTTCATCATCGTCGGGGCGAGCTCCACGATCATCGACATCGGCCTGCTCTTCGTCGTGATGTTCGCCGTCCCGATCAACGGCCAACCGCTCGGCACGGTGCTGGGCGAATGGCTCTTGGCCTGGCAGCCCGGTGTTTTTGGCTTCGCCCAAGCCCGTCCCAGCGACGCAGCCGTCCCCGTGCTGACCGTGCCCGTGACCTCGCTCGCGATCCTCAACGGCTTCTATTGGAACCGCCTTTGGACCTTTGAGAGCCGCGATCCGAGCACGCGCCACCGGCAGTTCGTCCGCTATTGGATCATCGCGCTGCTTGCGATGCTCATCAATGCCGCGGTCAAGACCTTGGGCAACAACGTCTTGCCGGGTCACGCAAAGCTCAGCTTGCTCGCCGCGTCGGCGATCGCGACCGTCGTGGCGGGTGTGTTCAACTTCTACTTCCAGAGAAACTGGACCTTTAAGTCGTGA
- a CDS encoding shikimate dehydrogenase: MSWKEWRAVERGDLAVIGDPIAHSLSPVMQNAALRHAGLSWGYQAVRVPLEEFDEALGHLAACGLWGLNVTVPIKEAAFAWCTDVDPRLGAANTLDLRTPGRGTNTDAPGFMDTLAELGVQPCRAVVLGAGGSARAVAVALCDAGFQVALHNRTSDRARALRGETGLAIEILEEPVLTGGGLVVNATSAGLGGEAPYVAWETAEPGALAYDLMYGPAQTAFCEAAEARGLRSTDGLAMLVAQGARSFTWWLDIPAPRQAMMRALDEHRRSNR; the protein is encoded by the coding sequence GTGAGCTGGAAGGAGTGGCGGGCCGTCGAACGTGGGGACTTGGCCGTCATCGGCGATCCCATCGCCCACTCCCTTTCACCCGTGATGCAGAACGCCGCTTTGCGGCACGCAGGTCTTTCGTGGGGCTATCAGGCCGTGCGAGTTCCCCTGGAAGAGTTTGACGAAGCGCTGGGGCACCTGGCCGCTTGCGGCCTTTGGGGCCTGAACGTGACCGTCCCTATCAAGGAAGCGGCCTTCGCCTGGTGCACCGACGTCGACCCGCGGTTAGGCGCCGCGAACACTTTAGACCTGCGGACACCGGGCCGGGGCACGAACACCGACGCTCCCGGGTTCATGGACACCCTGGCGGAACTTGGCGTCCAGCCGTGCCGGGCCGTGGTGCTCGGGGCGGGAGGGTCGGCCCGTGCTGTCGCCGTCGCCCTTTGCGACGCCGGATTCCAGGTCGCCCTGCACAACCGGACCTCAGACCGGGCGCGGGCCCTGAGGGGCGAAACCGGCCTTGCGATCGAGATCCTTGAGGAACCGGTCTTGACGGGGGGAGGGCTGGTGGTCAACGCCACTTCGGCCGGACTGGGAGGGGAGGCTCCATACGTGGCCTGGGAAACGGCCGAACCGGGCGCCCTCGCCTACGACCTGATGTACGGCCCAGCTCAGACCGCCTTCTGTGAGGCGGCCGAAGCGAGGGGGCTCCGTTCGACTGACGGCCTCGCGATGCTGGTCGCGCAGGGGGCTAGGTCGTTCACCTGGTGGCTCGACATCCCCGCTCCCCGTCAGGCTATGATGAGGGCGCTCGATGAGCATCGTCGCTCCAACCGCTGA
- the mltG gene encoding endolytic transglycosylase MltG, which produces MRAWKRRASPSRGPGAASTRKRRARSWRGGGLSKTGRRVGCLLVAAIGLAAAGFLAFKGYVASLAVVDIGEATQEYVRFNQPTPVGEAVDFLQKQKIIKGDATGKYVRLSRMTFTVAAGTYSFQRVHTPGQVVGTLQKPVRNMVRLPEGWWIKRTADRLQEQLVCSATDYVKAANDAAGFSRKTRTGTLEGHLFPDTYDLPPLLGAEEVVQRQLRAFEQKAWPILEAADDPEAALIVASMVETETAKDSERPRVAGVIYNRLKRNMRLEIDATVLYALQKWQVLGPGVVRKVRSPYNTYLNFGLPPGPICSPGVASIKAAVNPEQHDFLYYVARPDRSHFFAKTYEEHRANIRKASKEREAAAKR; this is translated from the coding sequence ATCAGAGCCTGGAAGCGCAGGGCCTCACCATCGCGGGGACCAGGCGCCGCCTCGACTCGGAAGCGGCGTGCCAGATCCTGGAGAGGTGGTGGGCTGAGTAAGACGGGCCGAAGGGTCGGCTGCCTGCTGGTCGCGGCAATCGGCCTTGCGGCGGCGGGCTTTCTGGCGTTCAAAGGGTACGTCGCCTCCTTGGCGGTCGTCGATATCGGCGAGGCGACGCAGGAGTACGTGAGGTTCAACCAACCTACGCCGGTCGGCGAGGCCGTCGATTTTCTGCAGAAGCAGAAGATCATCAAGGGCGACGCCACCGGGAAGTACGTCCGACTGAGCAGGATGACGTTCACAGTGGCGGCCGGCACCTATTCGTTCCAGCGAGTCCACACCCCCGGTCAAGTCGTCGGCACCCTGCAGAAACCGGTCCGCAACATGGTGCGCCTGCCCGAAGGCTGGTGGATCAAGCGGACGGCCGACCGGCTTCAAGAGCAGCTTGTCTGCAGCGCTACAGACTATGTCAAGGCGGCCAACGACGCCGCGGGCTTCTCCCGGAAAACGAGGACCGGCACCCTAGAAGGCCATCTTTTCCCGGACACCTACGACCTGCCACCCCTGCTGGGGGCGGAAGAAGTTGTGCAGCGTCAACTTCGGGCCTTCGAGCAGAAGGCATGGCCGATCCTGGAGGCGGCCGACGATCCAGAGGCGGCCCTCATCGTCGCATCGATGGTAGAAACGGAAACGGCGAAGGACAGCGAACGGCCCCGAGTCGCCGGGGTGATCTATAACCGTTTAAAGAGGAACATGAGGCTGGAGATCGACGCGACCGTGCTCTACGCGCTGCAGAAGTGGCAGGTCTTGGGGCCTGGAGTCGTGCGCAAGGTCCGCTCGCCTTACAACACCTATCTCAACTTCGGCCTCCCGCCAGGGCCGATCTGTTCGCCGGGGGTCGCTTCGATCAAGGCGGCCGTCAACCCCGAGCAGCACGACTTCCTTTACTACGTCGCGCGGCCCGACCGCAGCCATTTCTTCGCCAAGACGTACGAGGAGCATCGTGCCAACATCCGCAAGGCGTCAAAGGAACGGGAGGCCGCAGCAAAACGATGA